One part of the Ziziphus jujuba cultivar Dongzao chromosome 2, ASM3175591v1 genome encodes these proteins:
- the LOC107407147 gene encoding auxin response factor 19 codes for MKTPANGAGAGSAAAAPNTCEGAEKKSINPELWQACAGPLVNLPPAGTHVVYFPQGHSEQVAASMKKDVDAQIPNYPNLPAKLLCLLHNVTLHADPETDEVYAQMTLQPVPSFDKEALLRSDLALKSNKPQPDFFCKTLTASDTSTHGGFSVPRRAAEKIFPSLDFSMQPPAQEIVARDLHENVWTFRHIYRGQPKRHLLTTGWSLFVSGKRLCAGDSVLFIRDEKQQLLLGIRRANRQPPNLSSSVLSSDSMHIGILAAAAHAAANNSPFTVFYNPRASPSEFVIPLAKYYKAVYSNQITLGMRFRMMFETEESGTRRYMGTITGISDLDPVRWKNSQWRNLQVGWDESTAGERRNRVSIWEIEPVTAPFFICPPPFFRSKRPRQPGMPDDESDLDNLFKRTMPWLGDDICMKDPQPLSGLSLVQWMNMQNPSMANSIQANYMHNFSGSVLSNLAGADLSRQLGLSVPQIPQANNLQFNAQRLPQQAQQLDQLPKLPSPLNHLGSIMQPQQQLSDVSQQPRQNMVNQTLPSSQVQAQVLQPQTLVQTNNILQQQPSVQSHQLQRNLSQNLQQQQQPPMMSQNQQQNVIQPQLPDQINQQLQHLPDNQLQLQLLQKLQQQQQSLLAQQSSMQQPAQHTQVQEQQRPLLDVSQSLSRPVTSSQMLELPQTTPASLPQSNTITQQMIKNNNSQTNARFSQTPHQQKLHQQQTGVIPETMGNMGLTPNPTTNHLTTAGSSVMTGAAGAGQSGITDDVPSCSTSPSTNNCPNVVQPVINNRTHQSTLTAEDMAQSAATILSPTALETMPSSANLVKDFHQKSEVKPSLNIPRNQCQGIFTPQTYLNGTAAQTDYLDTSSSTSVCLSQNDVNLQQNPNPLSFNPQSMLFRESSQDGEVQADHRNNVSYGNTIDGQLGIPLNPDPLLAKGFVGLGKDFPNNLSSGGVLGNYESSKDAQQELSSSMVSQSFGVPDMTFNSIDSTINDSSFLNRGPWPQPQQFQRMRTYTKVYKRGAVGRSIDITRYTGYDELKQDLARRFGIEGQLEDRQRIGWKLVFVDHENDVLLVGDDPWEEFVNCVRSIRILSPQEVQQMSLDGDFGGNIVLPNQACSSSDGGNA; via the exons ATGAAGACGCCGGCGAATGGTGCCGGAGCTGGCTCTGCTGCAGCTGCGCCCAATACTTGTGAAG GGGCAGAGAAGAAGAGCATAAATCCGGAGTTATGGCAAGCGTGCGCCGGGCCACTGGTGAACTTGCCGCCGGCTGGGACCCACGTTGTCTACTTCCCTCAAGGCCACAGCGAACAG GTTGCGGCATCTATGAAGAAAGATGTAGATGCTCAAATCCCGAACTATCCAAATCTGCCCGCTAAGCTTCTATGTCTCCTCCACAATGTCACCTTGCAT GCCGATCCAGAAACAGATGAAGTATATGCTCAGATGACATTACAGCCAGTTCCTTCT TTTGACAAGGAAGCATTATTGAGATCAGATCTTGCACTCAAGTCGAATAAGCCCCAACCAGATTTTTTCTGTAAAACGTTGACAGCAAGTGATACAAGcactcatggaggattctcagtGCCCCGCCGTGCAGCTGAGAAGATTTTCCCTTCTCTT GATTTTTCCATGCAACCACCTGCTCAAGAAATTGTGGCCAGGGATTTGCATGAAAATGTTTGGACCTTCCGTCATATCTATCGCG GACAACCAAAACGCCACTTGCTAACTACTGGATGGAGCCTCTTTGTTAGTGGAAAGAGGCTTTGTGCTGGTGATTCTGTCTTATTTATCAG GGATGAGAAGCAGCAGCTTCTTTTAGGCATTAGACGTGCTAACAGGCAACCCCCCAACTTATCATCATCAGTATTGTCAAGTGATAGTATGCATATTGGAATTCTAGCAGCTGCAGCTCATGCTGCTGCCAACAACAGTCCGTTCACAGTATTCTACAATCCTAG GGCTAGTCCATCGGAATTTGTTATCCCTTTGGCCAAGTACTACAAGGCAGTGTATAGCAACCAAATAACACTTGGCATGCGGTTTCGCATGATGTTTGAAACTGAAGAATCAGGAACTAGAAG GTACATGGGTACAATTACAGGCATTAGTGATCTTGACCCTGTTAGATGGAAGAATTCACAATGGCGAAATTTGCAG GTTGGTTGGGATGAGTCAACTGCGGGGGAAAGGCGTAATCGGGTCTCAATATGGGAAATTGAACCTGTTACTGCTCCATTTTTTATCTGCCCCCCACCATTTTTCAGATCAAAGCGTCCAAGGCAACCAGGAATGCCAG ATGATGAGTCTGACTTGGATAACCTATTCAAGAGAACAATGCCTTGGCTTGGTGATGATATTTGCATGAAGGATCCCCAGCCTCTCTCTGGCCTAAGCTTAGTCCAGTGGATGAACATGCAAAACCCTTCCATGGCCAACTCCATACAGGCTAATTACATGCATAACTTTTCTGGATCTGTTCTTTCAAATCTTGCTGGAGCAGATCTTTCTCGGCAGTTAGGCTTGTCAGTGCCTCAAATACCTCAGGCAAACAACTTACAATTCAATGCCCAAAGACTACCACAGCAAGCACAACAGCTTGATCAACTGCCAAAGTTACCATCTCCATTGAACCATCTAGGATCCATTATGCAGCCTCAACAACAATTGAGTGATGTTTCTCAGCAGCCAAGACAAAATATGGTTAATCAAACTCTACCTTCGAGTCAAGTTCAGGCCCAGGTTCTGCAACCTCAGACTCTTGTCCAGACAAATAATATCCTTCAGCAGCAACCATCTGTTCAAAGCCATCAGCTTCAAAGAAACCTCTCCCAAAAcctgcagcagcagcagcagccacCAATGATGAGTCAAAACCAACAGCAAAATGTAATTCAACCTCAACTGCCTGATCAGATAAATCAACAGTTGCAACATTTACCTGATAATCAGCTCCAGCTGCAACTTTTACAGAAGCTTCAACAGCAACAGCAGTCACTTCTAGCCCAACAGTCTTCGATGCAGCAGCCTGCTCAACATACTCAAGTCCAAGAGCAGCAGAGGCCACTGTTAGATGTGTCTCAGAGCTTGTCAAGGCCTGTGACTTCCAGCCAAATGCTCGAGCTGCCTCAAACAACCCCAGCTTCACTTCCACAGTCAAATACTATCACACAGCAGATGATCAAGAACAATAATAGCCAAACCAATGCTCGTTTCTCTCAAACTCCTCATCAGCAAAAGCTTCATCAACAGCAAACTGGTGTGATACCTGAAACGATGGGGAACATGGGACTTACCCCTAACCCAACAACAAATCATCTTACAACAGCTGGTAGCAGTGTCATGACAGGAGCTGCGGGAGCAGGGCAGTCTGGAATTACTGATGATGTTCCATCTTGTTCAACATCACCATCTACCAACAACTGTCCAAATGTAGTTCAACCAGTGATAAACAACAGGACTCATCAAAGTACACTGACAGCAGAAGACATGGCTCAGTCTGCCGCCACTATCTTAAGTCCCACTGCCTTGGAAACAATGCCATCTAGTGCTAACTTGGTTAAAGATTTCCACCAGAAGTCTGAAGTTAAGCCTTCATTGAACATTCCAAGGAATCAATGTCAAGGAATTTTTACCCCACAGACGTACCTTAATGGTACAGCTGCCCAGACAGATTACTTGGACACATCATCTTCGACTTCTGTTTGCCTTTCTCAGAATGATGTAAATTTACAGCAGAATCCCAACCCTTTGTCTTTCAATCCACAATCAATGTTATTCAGAGAATCCAGTCAAGATGGGGAAGTTCAGGCAGATCATAGAAACAATGTTTCATATGGGAATACCATTGATGGCCAATTAGGGATACCTTTGAATCCTGATCCTTTGTTGGCTAAGGGCTTCGTGGGATTAGGAAAAGATTTTCCAAATAACCTCTCTTCAGGAGGCGTGCTTGGCAACTACGAGAGTTCCAAAGACGCTCAACAGGAACTTTCATCTTCAATGGTTTCCCAATCCTTTGGAGTTCCAGATATGACATTCAATTCGATTGACTCTACAATAAATGATAGCAGCTTCTTGAATAGAGGCCCGTGGCCCCAGCCACAACAATTTCAGCGGATGCGGACTTATACAAAG GTGTACAAACGTGGAGCTGTTGGGAGATCCATAGATATCACACGGTATACAGGTTATGACGAGCTGAAACAAGATTTGGCTCGGAGATTTGGGATAGAGGGACAGTTGGAGGACCGGCAAAGGATAGGCTGGAAACTTGTGTTTGTGGATCATGAAAATGATGTCTTGCTGGTTGGAGATGACCCATGGGA GGAGTTTGTGAACTGTGTCCGCAGTATCAGGATCCTGTCCCCTCAAGAAGTCCAGCAGATGAGTTTGGATGGGGATTTTGGTGGTAATATTGTACTTCCAAATCAAGCCTGCAGCAGTTCTGATGGTGGGAATGCTTAG